The DNA segment GGACGAGCACCGAAAGGTCGCGGAACAAATCTATAATGAATTGGTTTTGAATGGGATTGATTGTTTGGTGGACGACCGGCTGGAAAGGGCCGGGGTCAAGTTCAACGATGCCGATCTGATCGGCATTCCGGTACGGCTGGTCATCGGAGATAAGTCGTTGAAGTTGGGTAAATTAGAAATGAAATACAGAGGTGCTGCCGAAGCGGAACAGGTTGACTTGAATAATGTCGTTTCGGCGGTAAAGGGGCTTTTGGAGCGAATTGACTGAAGTATTTTGAGTTGAAATTGCGGGGAGATTATGTTATATTTTAAGGTTATAGTGGAAAGGAATAAATCTCCCTTTCGTGCTTAAGTTATTATGGAGCTTAAAGCTAAAATAGAGGAGCTGATTACGGCATCGCTTACGGAAGAAGGATTCGAATTGGTGGAGATTAAAATCGCCCAGTTCCGCAAGAGCAACCGTTTGCAGATATACGTGGCTTCGGATACCGGCGTCAAAATTGACGACTGTGCCCGAGTTTCGCGCACCATCGGGCCTTTGATTGATGCCAGCGGGCTTTTTCCCCATGGATATTCGTTGGAAGTCTCATCGCCCGGCCTGGATCGCCCCTTAATGACAATTAAGGATTTTCGCCGTCGGATAGGCGAAAGGGTGCAAATTTCGTTCAATGATCCTGCCGCGGCGAATGTTGCGGGTGAGTTGACGGCGGTCGATGAAGACGGAACAATTGAACTGCGAATGGATAAAGATACACGGAAGTTTGCTCTGGATACGGTCAGGATGGGAAAAATTATTATATGATGGAGAGAATATAAATGGCTTACGACATAGTTGAAGCGCTGGCGATGATCGCCCGTGAAAAAAATATCGATCTCGATGTGGTAATAAGCAAAGTCGAGGAATCGCTACTGGCGGCGGCGAAAAAGAAATATCCTCTGGCAGAGAATCTCTCTATCAAGTTGAACCGCAAGACGGGCGAAATAACGATGATCGCCTTGAAAAAAGTGGTTAAAAAAGTATCCGACAAAATGACCGAGATTTCTATAACCGAGGCCAAAGAACTGGATCCTTCGGCGGAAATTGATGATGAGATGGATATCTATCTTGAAGTCGACGAGGAGTTCGGCCGCAATGCTATCGGAACCGCCAAACAGGTGCTAATCCAAAAGGTCCGTGAGGCGGAGCGAGATAAAATCTATGACGAGTACATTACCCGTGTCGGCACACTTGTTTCGGGAACCGTTCAGCAGATCGATAAAGGCAACTTGATCATTAATCTCGGCAAGGCGGAGGCGATTTTGCCAATAAAGGAGCAGATTCCGCGGGAAAAGTACCGTCAGGGAGACCGTATCCGTGCCTTTATTCTCGATGTCCAAAAAATGACTGGTGGTCCGCAGATTATTCTTTCGCGGGTGAGTAATGATTTCCTGCGGGGTCTATTTGAATTGGAGGTTCCGGAAATTTTCGAGAAGGTCATTGAATTGAAAGCCATTGCCCGTGAACCCGGCGAGCGCTCCAAAGTGGCGGTCTATTCGGCCGATGAACGAATTGATCCGGTCGGCGCCTGCGTCGGGATAAAGGGGGTGCGGGTGCAGTCAATCGTTCGCGAACTGAACAATGAGCGGATTGATATTATTCCTTATAGCGGTAACCCTGAGATTTTCGTAACGCGCGCCCTGGCGCCTGCCAAAGTCGTCCATATCGACGTATTTGAAGATGAGAAGGGAATGACGGTTGCGGTGGAAGATGATAAACTCTCTCTGGCCATCGGCAAAGCGGGCCAGAATGCCCGTTTGGCCTCCAAATTGACCGGCTGGAAAATAAACATAATGTCGGAAACCGACTACAATGAAATGAGGCGCCGTGAGGCGGAGGAAATGGTGCAGGTGGGGAGCCTCGAGGGTATCGGTGAGAAGCTTGAGGAAAAATTGGTCAACGCCAATATTAATACGGTCCAGCAATTGGCAAAAGCTGAGGTCGAAGATCTGATTAAGATAGAAGGAATCGGTCAGAAGACCGCAGAGTCATTGCTGGAAAAGGCCCGCACTTTCTTGGCCGAATTGGAGGTTAAGCGGAAAGAAGCTGAATTGGCAAAGCAAGAGGAAGAAGCTGCCAGGGAAGCAGAGGAAGATGCCGAGGACGGTGTCGCGGAAGGCACGGATGAAGCCGACTCCGAAACCAATTGATATTAATATGCAAAGGCGCAGGAATTGACCGCTGAAAAATTAAACATAAAGCGTGGGGAGGTAAAATAAATGTCCAAGAAAAGAATTTACGAAATTGCCAAGGACTATAATATCTCGTCGCACGCGCTTCTCAATGTCCTTAAGGAATTGGGATTCGAGCCGAAATCGCACATGTCGGTTGCCGGTGATGATATGTTGCGGGCAATTCAGAGCAAATTCGAGGCGGAAAAAGAGGCCGTCAAAAAAGACATCGAACAGCGCAAAAAGCCGAAAATTGCGGCGCCCGCACCGGTAACGACCACTCCGGCTCCGGAGCCGACACGCACCGAGGAAGGTTTTGATGAAAGACTGGCGCGCCTTTCCGCGGCTCTAAAAAAGCACGATAAGAGGCGCAAAAAATTCGATAAAAGGAAAAAAGGTAAAGATGCCCATCAGGTTGACCGAAAAGCGGTCGTCAAAAGTTTCAAGGCCACGATGGCAACGCTGGGCGGTGTCAAGCGGACCAAAAAGTACAAACGGCGCTTCAAAGATGGAGCCACGGTCGAAATTCCTGAGGATAATCTAATCGAAGTCAATGAATTTATGA comes from the Candidatus Zixiibacteriota bacterium genome and includes:
- a CDS encoding putative Ribosome maturation factor RimP (Evidence 3 : Putative function from multiple computational evidences) — translated: MELKAKIEELITASLTEEGFELVEIKIAQFRKSNRLQIYVASDTGVKIDDCARVSRTIGPLIDASGLFPHGYSLEVSSPGLDRPLMTIKDFRRRIGERVQISFNDPAAANVAGELTAVDEDGTIELRMDKDTRKFALDTVRMGKIII
- the nusA gene encoding Transcription termination/antitermination protein NusA → MAYDIVEALAMIAREKNIDLDVVISKVEESLLAAAKKKYPLAENLSIKLNRKTGEITMIALKKVVKKVSDKMTEISITEAKELDPSAEIDDEMDIYLEVDEEFGRNAIGTAKQVLIQKVREAERDKIYDEYITRVGTLVSGTVQQIDKGNLIINLGKAEAILPIKEQIPREKYRQGDRIRAFILDVQKMTGGPQIILSRVSNDFLRGLFELEVPEIFEKVIELKAIAREPGERSKVAVYSADERIDPVGACVGIKGVRVQSIVRELNNERIDIIPYSGNPEIFVTRALAPAKVVHIDVFEDEKGMTVAVEDDKLSLAIGKAGQNARLASKLTGWKINIMSETDYNEMRRREAEEMVQVGSLEGIGEKLEEKLVNANINTVQQLAKAEVEDLIKIEGIGQKTAESLLEKARTFLAELEVKRKEAELAKQEEEAAREAEEDAEDGVAEGTDEADSETN